Proteins found in one Coregonus clupeaformis isolate EN_2021a unplaced genomic scaffold, ASM2061545v1 scaf0112, whole genome shotgun sequence genomic segment:
- the LOC121551371 gene encoding branched-chain-amino-acid aminotransferase, cytosolic-like, with amino-acid sequence MRSEFAPTRTHLPFISHVAAMAALRTALHGRFIQAIPFSLGSLRFASSFKAADLTIEHNTVGKPKPDPASLVFGKQFSDHMLTIYWSEKAGWKVPQIKPFQNLSLHPATSALHYSIELFEGMKAFRGVDNHIRLFRPNLNMDRMHRSADRSCLPLFDKVELLECIRKLVEVDQEWVPYSLDASLYIRPTFIGIEPSLGVSRASQALLFCIVGPVGPYFTTGAFSPVSLLADPGYVRAWRGGVGAYKMGGNYGPTIAVQNEAIKQGCQQVLWLYGEQEEITEVGTMNLFIYWTNEGGERELLTPPLDGIILPGVTRQCLLDLAREWGEFKVTERTMGMKELLGALDSGKITEVFGAGTACVVCPVGSLLYKGKTYQIPTMQNGPDLAKRFHKELTDMQYGRKQSEWAPLVV; translated from the exons ATGCGCTCAGAATTTGCCCCCACACGGACACATTTACCATTCATTAGCCACGTAGCGGCGATGGCAGCTCTGAGGACG GCACTTCATGGACGGTTCATTCAAGCCATCCCCTTCTCCTTGGGGTCGTTGCGGTTTGCCAGCTCATTCAAG gCCGCAGACCTCACTATCGAGCACAACACTGTGGGGAAGCCCAAGCCAGACCCCGCCTCCCTGGTGTTTGGCAAACAGTTCTCAGATCACATGCTGACCATCTATTGGTCAGAGAAAGCGGGCTGGAAGGTTCCACAGATCAAGCCCTTTCAGAACCTGTCGTTGCACCCTGCCACCTCTGCCCTGCACTACTCCATAGAG CTATTTGAGGGCATGAAGGCGTTCAGAGGGGTAGACAACCACATCCGTCTGTTCAGACCCAACCTGAACATGGATAGAATGCACCGCAGTGCTGACCGCAGCTGTCTCCCT TTGTTTGATAAGGTGGAGCTGTTGGAGTGCATTAGGAAGCTGGTGGAGGTGGACCAGGAGTGGGTCCCCTACTCCCTAGACGCCAGCCTCTATATAAGACCCACCTTCATTGGCATTGAG CCTTCCCTGGGTGTGTCGAGGGCCAGCCAAGCCCTACTATTTTGCATCGTGGGTCCTGTAGGGCCCTACTTTACCACAGGGGCCTTCAGCCCAGTCTCTCTGCTGGCAGACCCAGGCTACGTCAGGGCCTGGAGAGGGGGGGTCGGAGCCTACAAGATGGGGGG taactatgggcctacTATAGCAGTGCAGAATGAGGCTATAAAGCAGGGCTGTCAGCAGGTCCTGTGGCTGTATGGCGAGCAGGAGGAGATCACAGAGGTCGGCACCATGAACCTCTTCATCTACTGGACGAATGAGGGAGGAG AGAGAGAGTTGCTGACCCCTCCTCTAGATGGCATCATTCTCCCAGGAGTCACCAGACAGTGTCTGCTGGACCTGGCCAGAGAATGG GGGGAGTTCAAAGTGACAGAGCGCACCATGGGCATGAAGGAGCTGCTCGGTGCTTTGGATTCAGGCAAGATTACGGAGGTGTTTGGTGCCGGGACGGCCTGTGTCGTCTGTCCCGTCGGCAGCCTGCTCTACAAAGGAAAG acATACCAAATTCCTACCATGCAGAATGGTCCAGACCTGGCCAAGCGATTCCACAAAGAGCTGACGGACATGCAG TATGGACGGAAACAGAGTGAATGGGCACCACTGGTCGTTTAA